Proteins from a genomic interval of Halomonas alkaliantarctica:
- the dinG gene encoding ATP-dependent DNA helicase DinG — protein sequence MLDTALKSEIQDAYRRVVDTLELTPRYGQRMMIAEIARTLGNIESDGEGRRTSDTHVCVLEAGTGTGKTLAYLIAALPIAKARGKRLIISTATVALQEQVLNQDLPSLASHSGIAFRYALAKGRGRYVCVARLDQALEGIEPNPTLSLFEQSLQTQSSDFTVIASDMAQAYGQGEWEGDRDNWPEAIDDAHWRRLTVDHRQCTGRRCGHFGACAFFRSRRELENADVIVANHDLVLADLALGGGAILPDPADCIFVFDEGHHLPEKALSHFAHRFAVHGCLRWLKTLKSSLTDLHQALAIQPTVSRLLVSLPELIHNLEPALGDVFSMGHQLAERPNGLADEEATHQSRFEKGQVPDALREQAQQLLVMFASLSRCLESISDILRESLDPDKQTGLDREQAETWLPLVALLHGRALEAHALWQAFSEQDVANEAPSARWITLSRVAGEPEVEFSASPVSAAHTLAKHLWGRCHGAVVTSATLTALGRFERLQERAGLANRYRYQALPSPFDYANAVLRVPKEATDPGDREAHERAIVTFVSQLADKEAALVLFSSRAQLRAVDKALPASVKERVLAQDALPKRELIERHRAAVDRGEGSIIFGLASFAEGIDLPGDYLTHVVITRLPFAVPDDPVGATLAEWIESQGGNAFMRISVPDASIKLVQACGRLIRKESDRGTITLLDKRVITRRYGQALLDALPPFRREISR from the coding sequence ATGCTCGATACAGCCCTCAAAAGCGAGATTCAAGACGCTTACCGTCGCGTGGTGGACACTCTTGAGCTGACCCCACGCTACGGCCAGCGCATGATGATCGCTGAAATCGCCCGGACGCTGGGTAATATAGAGAGCGACGGCGAGGGTAGGCGAACCAGCGATACCCATGTTTGTGTGCTTGAAGCAGGCACCGGTACCGGGAAAACGCTGGCTTATCTGATCGCCGCCTTGCCGATCGCGAAAGCGCGTGGCAAGCGGCTGATTATCTCGACGGCCACGGTCGCCCTCCAAGAGCAGGTGCTGAATCAGGACTTGCCTTCACTCGCCAGCCACAGCGGTATCGCCTTTCGCTATGCATTAGCCAAAGGGCGTGGCCGCTATGTGTGCGTGGCGCGTTTGGATCAGGCGCTCGAAGGTATTGAACCCAACCCGACGCTCTCGCTGTTTGAGCAGTCGCTGCAAACGCAAAGCAGTGATTTTACGGTCATTGCCAGCGATATGGCGCAAGCTTACGGTCAGGGCGAATGGGAAGGGGATCGTGATAACTGGCCTGAGGCGATTGACGATGCCCACTGGCGGCGGCTGACGGTTGATCATCGCCAATGCACGGGCAGGCGCTGCGGGCACTTTGGTGCCTGCGCGTTTTTTCGTTCCCGTCGTGAGCTTGAAAACGCCGATGTGATCGTCGCCAATCATGACCTTGTGCTGGCCGATCTAGCCTTGGGCGGTGGCGCTATTCTGCCTGACCCCGCGGACTGCATTTTTGTCTTCGATGAAGGCCACCACCTGCCCGAGAAGGCGCTTTCCCATTTCGCCCACCGCTTTGCAGTGCACGGCTGCTTGCGCTGGCTGAAAACGCTGAAAAGCAGTTTGACCGACCTTCACCAAGCGTTAGCCATTCAGCCAACGGTGTCGCGGCTGTTAGTCAGCTTGCCTGAGCTGATTCATAACCTGGAACCCGCGCTGGGCGATGTGTTTAGCATGGGGCATCAATTGGCGGAGCGGCCAAATGGTTTGGCTGATGAAGAGGCCACCCATCAATCGCGCTTTGAGAAGGGGCAAGTGCCCGATGCTCTTCGTGAACAGGCGCAGCAGCTGTTGGTGATGTTTGCTTCACTGTCGCGCTGCTTGGAAAGCATCAGTGATATTCTGCGCGAAAGTCTTGATCCCGATAAGCAGACCGGCCTCGATCGTGAGCAGGCAGAAACCTGGCTGCCGCTCGTCGCGTTGCTTCATGGCCGAGCGCTAGAAGCGCATGCGCTGTGGCAGGCGTTTAGCGAGCAGGATGTTGCTAATGAGGCGCCCAGCGCCCGTTGGATTACCCTAAGCCGTGTAGCGGGGGAGCCGGAAGTTGAGTTTTCGGCTAGCCCCGTTTCAGCAGCGCATACCTTGGCCAAGCATTTATGGGGACGCTGTCACGGTGCGGTGGTTACTTCGGCAACCCTGACCGCTTTAGGGCGCTTTGAGCGTCTGCAGGAGCGTGCAGGTCTGGCGAATCGCTACCGCTATCAGGCGCTACCGAGCCCCTTTGATTACGCCAATGCGGTGCTGCGTGTTCCCAAAGAGGCCACCGATCCTGGCGACAGGGAGGCCCACGAGCGGGCAATTGTGACTTTTGTCTCGCAATTGGCCGATAAAGAGGCGGCGCTGGTGCTGTTCTCTTCCCGTGCCCAGCTGCGCGCGGTCGATAAAGCCTTGCCCGCCAGTGTGAAGGAGCGCGTGCTCGCTCAGGATGCGTTGCCTAAGCGTGAGCTTATCGAGCGCCATCGGGCGGCCGTGGATAGGGGCGAGGGGAGTATCATCTTTGGCTTGGCGAGCTTTGCCGAGGGGATCGATCTTCCCGGCGACTATTTGACGCACGTGGTGATTACGCGGCTACCCTTTGCGGTACCCGATGACCCGGTGGGCGCTACGTTAGCGGAGTGGATAGAGAGCCAGGGTGGCAATGCGTTTATGCGCATTAGCGTGCCTGATGCGTCTATTAAGCTGGTGCAGGCCTGCGGACGCTTGATTCGCAAAGAGAGTGATCGTGGGACGATCACCTTGCTGGACAAACGGGTGATTACCCGCCGCTACGGGCAAGCACTGCTGGACGCACTGCCGCCATTTCGGCGCGAAATTAGTCGCTAG
- a CDS encoding 3-deoxy-7-phosphoheptulonate synthase — protein sequence MSEQQVNNLNVLAQDVLTTPEALKSAVPLTEAAERTVIEGRQTIQNILDGNDPRLLVVVGPCSIHDVEAALDYARRLRALADQVSDSLYIVMRVYFEKPRTTVGWKGLINDPHLNDSFEIDEGLHIARKLLVDLAEMGLPLATEALDPISPQYLQDCISWSAIGARTTESQTHREMASGLSCPVGFKNGTDGSLDVAINALQSVASPHNFLGINQAGQVAIIRTRGNAYGHVVLRGGNGKPNYDSVSVALAEKELEKAKLSPNIMIDCSHANSNKDAALQPLVLENVTNQILEGNTSIIGLMVESNIGWGNQKLTQDLSQLKYGVSITDACIDWDTTVETFNRMNDKLAATLAKRIAK from the coding sequence ATGTCAGAACAGCAGGTTAATAACCTTAACGTCCTCGCTCAAGACGTTCTCACCACGCCAGAAGCGCTCAAGAGCGCCGTGCCGTTAACTGAAGCGGCAGAGCGCACCGTGATCGAAGGTCGTCAAACCATTCAGAATATCCTCGATGGCAACGACCCCCGACTGCTGGTAGTGGTCGGCCCATGCTCAATCCACGATGTGGAAGCCGCCCTCGACTACGCCCGCCGCCTGCGTGCGCTGGCGGACCAAGTCAGCGACAGCCTGTATATCGTGATGCGTGTCTATTTCGAAAAACCGCGCACAACGGTTGGCTGGAAAGGCCTGATCAACGACCCGCACCTCAACGACTCTTTCGAGATCGATGAAGGCCTGCATATCGCCCGTAAATTGCTGGTCGATCTGGCCGAAATGGGCTTACCGCTCGCTACCGAAGCCCTCGACCCTATCTCGCCACAGTACCTGCAAGACTGCATCAGTTGGTCAGCGATTGGCGCCCGCACCACGGAGTCCCAGACCCACCGGGAAATGGCGTCTGGCCTCTCCTGTCCGGTCGGCTTTAAAAACGGTACCGACGGCAGCCTGGACGTGGCGATTAACGCGCTTCAGTCAGTGGCCAGCCCGCACAATTTCCTGGGCATTAACCAGGCGGGTCAGGTAGCGATTATTCGCACTCGCGGCAACGCCTACGGCCACGTCGTTCTACGCGGTGGCAACGGTAAGCCCAACTACGACAGCGTAAGCGTTGCCCTGGCGGAGAAAGAGCTCGAGAAAGCCAAGCTATCGCCCAACATCATGATCGACTGCTCCCACGCCAACTCCAACAAAGACGCCGCGCTACAGCCGTTAGTGCTTGAGAATGTTACCAACCAGATTTTGGAAGGCAACACCTCGATTATCGGCCTGATGGTTGAATCCAACATTGGCTGGGGCAATCAAAAACTGACCCAAGACCTTAGCCAACTGAAGTATGGCGTTTCCATCACCGATGCCTGCATCGACTGGGACACCACGGTGGAAACCTTCAACCGCATGAACGACAAACTTGCCGCCACTCTGGCAAAGCGCATCGCCAAGTAA
- the rpoE gene encoding RNA polymerase sigma factor RpoE, which yields MGTRETDQQLVERAQKGDTRAFDLLVKKYQHKIIGLIGRYVHDHSEVQDVAQEAFIKAYRALGKFRSESAFYTWMYRIAINTAKNYLVSRGRRPPGSDMDIVDAEIIDQSGRLADSESPEAAIARDQLEAAVYQAIENLPDDLRTAITLRELDGLAYEDIAQVMQCPVGTVRSRIFRAREAVDEHIRPLVSTARNSRDE from the coding sequence ATGGGCACTCGGGAAACAGACCAACAGCTTGTTGAACGTGCCCAAAAAGGTGATACGCGCGCTTTTGATCTGCTGGTAAAGAAATACCAGCACAAAATTATCGGCCTGATTGGTCGTTATGTTCATGACCACTCTGAAGTTCAGGATGTGGCCCAGGAGGCATTTATCAAGGCGTATCGCGCCTTGGGCAAGTTTCGCTCAGAAAGTGCGTTCTACACCTGGATGTATCGCATCGCGATTAACACGGCGAAAAACTATCTGGTCTCGCGGGGAAGGCGCCCGCCGGGAAGCGATATGGATATTGTCGACGCTGAAATTATTGATCAAAGCGGACGGTTAGCAGATTCCGAGTCACCGGAAGCGGCGATTGCCAGAGACCAGCTCGAGGCCGCGGTTTATCAGGCGATTGAAAACCTGCCCGATGACCTGCGCACGGCAATTACTTTACGCGAGCTGGACGGCCTTGCTTACGAAGATATTGCGCAGGTCATGCAGTGCCCCGTAGGCACCGTTCGATCGCGAATTTTCCGTGCTCGCGAGGCGGTTGATGAACATATTCGCCCATTAGTTTCGACGGCGCGGAACAGTCGCGATGAGTAG
- a CDS encoding sigma-E factor negative regulatory protein, with translation MSQNTRESLSVLMDGESDELELRRVLKALPNDEDAADTWRRYHLARSMMQREQGVDVSVDLSSGIMARLREEPAPAVQGAEPVAHRSGGISFARGAGVAAAVSLMVISGVQFFGNDSSVRQGSSDVATTAPGANGATQVEPVSLASQSASAVATRADIPMFEPTPFRLSGQSGQSGLMNISEAGFSAQTPQGVTASQGTNIDIDQIGLLQSYLEQHTQSAAYGSGDSWMPLMRSSAVAEPLGKR, from the coding sequence ATGAGTCAAAACACACGGGAATCACTTTCGGTGTTAATGGATGGCGAGAGTGATGAGCTTGAGCTTCGCCGAGTGTTGAAGGCACTGCCAAATGATGAAGATGCGGCAGACACATGGCGTCGATATCATCTTGCCCGCAGCATGATGCAGCGCGAGCAGGGCGTCGATGTAAGTGTCGATCTTTCTTCAGGCATTATGGCCCGCCTGCGCGAAGAACCTGCTCCGGCGGTGCAAGGTGCCGAACCTGTGGCCCATCGCTCAGGTGGCATATCGTTTGCCCGCGGTGCCGGCGTTGCCGCTGCAGTGTCCCTGATGGTGATCTCTGGCGTACAGTTCTTCGGCAATGACTCATCCGTTCGCCAGGGCAGCAGTGACGTTGCGACGACTGCGCCCGGTGCTAACGGAGCTACTCAAGTGGAGCCCGTTAGCCTAGCTTCTCAGTCTGCTTCTGCAGTAGCTACACGAGCGGACATACCCATGTTTGAGCCTACGCCGTTTCGGCTTAGCGGTCAGTCGGGTCAGAGTGGCTTGATGAATATTAGCGAAGCTGGCTTTTCGGCCCAGACACCCCAGGGAGTGACCGCTTCCCAAGGTACTAATATTGATATTGATCAGATTGGCTTATTGCAGTCCTATTTAGAGCAACATACTCAGAGCGCCGCTTACGGCAGTGGTGACAGCTGGATGCCACTAATGCGCTCATCGGCAGTCGCAGAGCCATTGGGCAAGCGCTAA
- a CDS encoding MucB/RseB C-terminal domain-containing protein — translation MMSPQRAKCAWVLAVGVVTLSFQAHAEIADSSSDVSQPDRQTGYECAVEFEATANSATQWLERGLWASHCYAFQARAVAIDAVDVRTLALSHRIQDGIRQQVVQYLDGPSVSIERRSPVGRLAWTQEHSNGELPSPARWAAHLEKYYALELEDNARVAGRDAVKLIFEPLDQWRFSREWWLDRDTGLLLKHVLIDQQDRIIETFQITQLQSPQKYTGNVRGNAPSVIINTPWRSTWLPDGFVAQPVTFAGDDLHKRVYSDGLATVSIFAEPLASGETTALQEGVKQLGVSAVAIEHTITAEGRWQLVAIGELPVATLQRIVRSITFDSPEGQVLENDDEIER, via the coding sequence ATGATGAGTCCCCAGCGAGCGAAGTGCGCATGGGTGCTGGCGGTAGGAGTTGTTACGCTCTCGTTCCAAGCGCATGCGGAAATCGCCGATAGCTCTTCCGACGTTAGCCAGCCGGATCGACAGACAGGCTATGAGTGTGCGGTGGAATTCGAAGCGACCGCTAATAGTGCAACGCAGTGGCTTGAGCGGGGTTTATGGGCTAGCCACTGTTATGCGTTTCAAGCTAGAGCGGTGGCAATCGATGCTGTCGATGTACGCACGCTAGCATTATCACACCGCATTCAGGACGGTATTCGGCAGCAGGTGGTTCAGTATTTAGATGGCCCCTCTGTCAGCATTGAGCGTCGTTCGCCGGTAGGTAGGTTGGCCTGGACTCAAGAACACAGCAACGGTGAGCTCCCCTCACCAGCAAGATGGGCGGCTCATCTTGAGAAATATTACGCTCTTGAGCTTGAGGATAATGCTCGGGTAGCGGGTCGCGATGCGGTTAAATTGATTTTTGAGCCCCTTGACCAATGGCGTTTTTCTCGTGAATGGTGGTTAGACCGAGATACTGGTTTGCTGCTTAAGCATGTACTCATTGATCAGCAGGACAGGATCATTGAAACCTTCCAAATTACCCAGCTCCAATCGCCTCAAAAGTACACCGGTAACGTGCGAGGGAATGCGCCCAGCGTTATCATCAATACCCCTTGGCGCAGCACTTGGCTACCCGATGGTTTTGTAGCGCAACCGGTTACTTTCGCAGGTGATGATTTACATAAACGTGTCTATAGCGATGGCTTAGCCACCGTGAGTATCTTTGCGGAACCTCTTGCGTCTGGAGAAACGACGGCCTTGCAGGAAGGTGTTAAGCAGTTGGGCGTGTCTGCCGTAGCCATTGAACACACCATCACCGCTGAAGGGCGCTGGCAGTTGGTGGCCATTGGTGAACTGCCAGTAGCCACGCTGCAACGTATCGTTCGCTCAATTACTTTCGACTCGCCTGAAGGCCAAGTTCTTGAGAATGACGATGAGATTGAGCGCTAG
- a CDS encoding SoxR reducing system RseC family protein, with product MTSAPYRSLLGMPLLRSGKVVDHVQQGLIVEVSAQQGCEQCAQGRGCGLGLLARQRNQRVAVTLSSKTHSSERNYPLGSQVTISLPRASVTLLAFFVYGLPLLLALLLSGLVSLVSNTIWLAPLFFFIALVGGALSIKCLMRGRGERFRPRLVN from the coding sequence ATGACTTCCGCTCCCTATCGCTCCTTACTTGGTATGCCACTGCTTCGCTCTGGCAAGGTTGTCGACCATGTCCAGCAGGGGCTTATCGTAGAGGTTTCAGCCCAACAGGGCTGCGAGCAGTGTGCTCAGGGGCGAGGGTGCGGGCTCGGGTTGTTGGCGCGCCAGCGCAACCAGCGAGTTGCCGTAACGCTTTCCTCAAAAACGCACAGCTCTGAACGAAACTACCCGCTAGGAAGCCAGGTCACCATCAGCCTGCCGCGCGCCTCAGTCACGCTGCTGGCTTTTTTTGTTTATGGGTTGCCGCTTCTGCTTGCACTGTTGCTATCCGGCCTTGTTTCGCTCGTCAGTAATACAATTTGGCTGGCGCCACTGTTCTTTTTTATCGCTTTGGTGGGCGGTGCGCTAAGTATTAAATGCCTAATGCGCGGTCGAGGGGAACGCTTTCGCCCACGCTTGGTCAATTAG
- a CDS encoding DegQ family serine endoprotease, whose translation MKRLILPSTLWVCVVALLTFGQAASAQGLPDFTELVEDAAPGVVNISTSRTVQRSSAPGFGGFGGQEIPEIFRHFFGDSFPAPPSNGQGRTEERQSLGSGFVISDDGYVMTNAHVVQDADEILVRLNDRRELSAEVIGSDPQTDVALLKIDASDLPTLTLGDSDELKVGEWVAAIGSPFGFDHSVTAGIVSAINRTLPRDAYVPFIQTDVAINPGNSGGPLFNLDGEVVGINSQIFTRSGGFMGVSFAIPINVAMDVADQLREGGRVDRGWLGVMIQPVSEDLAESFGMDNAIGALIADLDPEGPAAQGGLQAGDVILEVNGEEVERSSSLPRLIGKGAPGTEVELTLMRDGEELTESVELGSWPNAEEQTDQASSNNQSRLGVMVAELDEAMREQLNIPGGVIVRQVESGSVAAEAGIRTGDVLVSIDHRSVSSSDELVEIVETLPTDRAIPVRLFRDGHSLFVALRLE comes from the coding sequence ATGAAGCGCTTGATTCTCCCTTCCACACTATGGGTTTGTGTGGTGGCATTACTAACGTTTGGCCAGGCCGCCAGTGCGCAGGGTTTGCCTGATTTCACCGAGTTGGTTGAAGACGCCGCCCCTGGGGTGGTGAATATATCGACCAGCAGAACGGTTCAGCGTAGCAGCGCGCCGGGTTTTGGCGGGTTCGGTGGTCAGGAAATCCCAGAGATTTTCCGGCACTTCTTTGGTGATAGCTTTCCGGCTCCACCCAGTAATGGTCAGGGGCGAACGGAGGAGCGTCAGTCATTAGGCTCGGGTTTCGTCATCAGTGACGATGGCTATGTGATGACCAATGCGCATGTCGTGCAGGATGCCGATGAGATTCTTGTGCGGCTCAATGATCGGCGAGAATTGAGCGCGGAAGTGATTGGCAGTGATCCTCAAACCGATGTCGCGCTACTAAAAATCGATGCCAGTGACTTGCCCACGCTTACCTTGGGTGATTCTGATGAGCTCAAAGTAGGTGAGTGGGTAGCCGCCATTGGCTCACCTTTTGGTTTTGATCATTCAGTGACTGCGGGGATTGTCAGTGCGATTAACCGTACTTTACCCCGCGATGCATATGTGCCGTTTATTCAGACCGATGTGGCAATCAACCCTGGTAATTCCGGTGGCCCGCTCTTCAACCTAGACGGAGAAGTGGTAGGCATCAACTCGCAAATCTTTACCCGCAGTGGCGGCTTTATGGGCGTCTCGTTTGCCATCCCTATCAATGTTGCCATGGATGTTGCGGATCAACTGCGTGAAGGCGGTCGGGTGGATCGCGGCTGGCTAGGCGTCATGATTCAGCCCGTTTCTGAAGATCTGGCCGAATCTTTTGGGATGGATAATGCGATTGGCGCCTTGATTGCCGACCTTGATCCCGAAGGCCCCGCAGCCCAAGGAGGACTTCAGGCTGGCGATGTCATTCTTGAAGTCAATGGCGAAGAGGTTGAGCGTTCAAGCTCACTGCCGCGTCTGATTGGCAAAGGTGCGCCAGGCACCGAAGTGGAGCTCACCTTAATGCGTGACGGGGAAGAGCTGACCGAGTCAGTCGAGTTAGGTAGTTGGCCAAATGCCGAGGAGCAAACGGACCAAGCCAGCAGCAATAATCAATCCCGTCTTGGCGTGATGGTCGCTGAACTTGATGAGGCCATGCGCGAGCAGTTGAATATTCCGGGTGGCGTAATCGTTCGCCAAGTAGAGTCTGGCAGCGTGGCCGCTGAAGCGGGTATTCGCACTGGGGATGTGTTGGTGAGCATCGATCACCGCAGTGTTTCCTCTTCCGACGAACTGGTAGAGATCGTTGAGACGTTGCCAACTGACCGCGCTATCCCAGTACGTCTGTTCCGCGACGGGCATTCACTATTCGTCGCGCTGCGTCTGGAATAA
- the lepA gene encoding translation elongation factor 4, which yields MSQDVPNGKLKHIRNFSIIAHIDHGKSTLSDRLIQTCEGLTERELKEQVLDSMDIERERGITIKAQSVTLDYTAADGQVYQLNFIDTPGHVDFSYEVSRSLYACEGALLVVDAAQGVEAQSVANCYTAIEQGLEVLPVLNKIDLPQADCDKVSQEIEEIIGLDATDACRVSAKSGIGIDALLERLVRDIPPPKGDPDAPLQALIIDSWFDNYLGVVSLVRLFDGTLRKGDKIRIKSTGRDWGTTEVGIFTPQRKQTNILRAGEVGFIVAGIKEIHGAPVGDTITHTKTPDVARLPGFQKVKPQVYAGMFPVSADDYEDFRDALEKLALNDASLEYVPENSDALGFGFRVGFLGTLHMEIVQERLEREYNIDLLTTAPTVVYELAMKNGDVEYVSNPSKLPDMADVDEMREPVVRASILVPQEYVGNVITECEQRRGTQRDMQFLGNQIQLAYELPMSEVVMDFFDRLKSISKGYASLEYNFERFEEAKLVRLDVLINGDKVDALAVIIHRDHAHQRGRLLVEKMKELIPRQMFDVAIQAAIGGQVVARSTVKALRKNVTAKCYGGDVSRKKKLLEKQKAGKKRMKQVGRVEIPQDAFLAVLKVND from the coding sequence ATGTCCCAAGACGTTCCCAACGGAAAGCTTAAGCACATACGCAATTTCTCGATAATCGCACATATTGACCACGGTAAATCGACGCTATCTGATCGCCTGATCCAGACCTGCGAAGGGTTAACCGAGCGTGAGCTTAAAGAGCAAGTGCTCGACTCCATGGACATAGAACGCGAGCGTGGTATTACCATCAAGGCGCAGTCGGTGACGCTGGATTACACGGCTGCCGACGGTCAGGTTTACCAGTTGAACTTTATCGATACGCCTGGCCATGTCGACTTCTCCTACGAAGTGTCGCGCTCGCTCTACGCCTGTGAAGGTGCGCTGCTGGTGGTAGATGCAGCGCAAGGCGTCGAAGCCCAGTCGGTGGCCAACTGCTATACCGCGATCGAGCAAGGCCTGGAAGTTCTGCCGGTGCTTAACAAAATCGATTTACCCCAGGCCGATTGTGACAAGGTTTCTCAGGAAATCGAGGAGATCATCGGCCTTGATGCTACCGATGCCTGCCGTGTGTCGGCTAAAAGCGGTATTGGCATTGACGCCCTGCTTGAACGCTTGGTGCGCGATATTCCGCCGCCCAAAGGCGATCCGGATGCACCCTTACAAGCGCTTATTATCGACTCCTGGTTTGATAACTATCTCGGCGTAGTCTCGCTGGTTCGTCTGTTTGATGGAACGCTGCGCAAAGGCGATAAGATCCGTATTAAATCGACGGGCCGCGATTGGGGCACCACGGAAGTGGGTATTTTTACCCCCCAGCGTAAACAGACGAATATCCTGCGTGCCGGTGAAGTCGGTTTTATTGTCGCTGGCATCAAGGAGATTCACGGGGCACCGGTGGGCGATACGATTACCCATACTAAAACCCCTGATGTCGCCCGCTTGCCTGGTTTCCAAAAAGTGAAGCCGCAGGTCTATGCCGGTATGTTCCCGGTTAGCGCGGATGATTACGAAGACTTCCGCGATGCGCTAGAAAAACTGGCGCTTAACGATGCCTCTCTTGAATATGTGCCAGAGAATTCCGACGCCCTTGGTTTCGGTTTCCGTGTGGGCTTTCTTGGCACACTACACATGGAGATTGTCCAGGAGCGCCTGGAGCGCGAGTATAATATTGATCTGCTTACCACTGCGCCAACGGTGGTTTACGAATTAGCGATGAAAAATGGCGACGTTGAGTACGTTTCCAATCCTTCAAAGCTGCCCGATATGGCCGACGTAGATGAAATGCGCGAGCCGGTTGTCCGCGCAAGCATCTTGGTCCCCCAGGAGTACGTCGGTAACGTTATTACCGAGTGTGAACAGCGCCGCGGTACACAGCGGGATATGCAATTCTTGGGCAACCAGATTCAACTGGCCTATGAGCTGCCGATGTCGGAAGTCGTCATGGACTTCTTTGATCGCCTGAAATCTATCTCGAAGGGGTATGCGTCGCTTGAGTACAACTTCGAACGCTTTGAAGAGGCCAAATTGGTGCGTTTAGACGTACTGATTAACGGCGATAAAGTCGATGCATTAGCCGTCATTATCCACCGTGACCATGCTCACCAGCGCGGCCGTTTGCTGGTGGAAAAAATGAAAGAGTTGATCCCACGGCAGATGTTTGATGTGGCGATTCAGGCTGCCATTGGCGGCCAGGTGGTGGCTCGTTCCACTGTGAAAGCGCTGCGCAAGAACGTGACGGCCAAGTGTTATGGCGGCGATGTCAGCCGTAAGAAAAAACTGCTCGAGAAACAGAAAGCGGGTAAGAAACGCATGAAACAAGTGGGGCGTGTGGAAATTCCCCAGGATGCCTTCCTTGCTGTGCTCAAGGTTAACGACTAG
- the lepB gene encoding signal peptidase I, translating into MDFSLLLVLAVALSGVIYLLDVWLLKPKRRQRFAAAEANTQEGLDPVTSEKLLKEPWPVDYARSFFPVLLVVLVVRSFIIEPFQIPSGSMRPTLEVGDFILVNKFAYGLRLPVVNTRFIEVDDPERGDVMVFRFPEEPSVNFIKRVVGIPGDRIRYEGKQLYVNGEPVTKELIEESPEGSPQQRLLEERLGDAEHFIYNNPRDPGPQMREVEVPEGHYFMMGDNRDHSNDSRYWGFVPEENIVGQAFAVWMHWDGGLPSFTSVRHIE; encoded by the coding sequence ATGGATTTTTCATTATTACTGGTACTTGCCGTTGCGCTCTCGGGCGTTATTTACCTGTTGGACGTGTGGCTATTAAAGCCCAAGCGACGCCAACGCTTCGCCGCAGCGGAGGCCAACACCCAGGAGGGGCTGGATCCAGTTACCAGCGAAAAACTACTTAAAGAACCTTGGCCGGTCGACTACGCGCGCTCGTTTTTTCCAGTTCTACTGGTAGTGTTGGTGGTGCGTAGTTTTATCATTGAACCCTTTCAGATTCCCTCGGGTTCAATGCGGCCTACGCTTGAAGTGGGTGACTTTATCCTGGTCAACAAGTTTGCCTATGGCCTACGCTTGCCGGTGGTGAATACCCGCTTTATCGAAGTAGATGACCCAGAGCGTGGCGATGTAATGGTGTTTCGCTTTCCTGAAGAGCCCTCGGTGAATTTCATTAAGCGTGTGGTTGGTATTCCTGGTGATCGTATCCGTTATGAAGGCAAGCAGCTCTACGTTAACGGTGAGCCAGTGACCAAGGAACTGATCGAAGAGAGTCCAGAAGGTTCGCCCCAGCAGCGACTGTTAGAAGAGCGCCTTGGCGACGCCGAGCACTTTATTTATAACAATCCGCGCGACCCTGGCCCACAAATGCGTGAAGTGGAAGTACCTGAAGGTCACTATTTCATGATGGGTGACAACCGTGACCACTCCAACGACAGCCGCTATTGGGGCTTTGTGCCGGAAGAAAATATTGTCGGCCAAGCGTTTGCAGTGTGGATGCATTGGGATGGCGGGTTGCCAAGCTTTACCAGCGTGCGTCACATTGAATGA
- the rnc gene encoding ribonuclease III, translating to MSNSLNAFCRRIGHTFGDDTLLELALTHRSFGGRNNERLEFLGDSIVNFVIAEALFQRFPQAREGQLSRLRARLVKGQTLAELAREMEYGECLRLGSGEMKSGGHRRESILADAVEAIIGAIYLDAGMDVVRERVLDWYAERLDNISLQDTQKDPKTRLQEFLQSRQAALPRYEVVCVKGEAHAQTFTVECYIDLLAEHTTGKGPSRRHAEQQAAEEALSYLEKSPGDKS from the coding sequence GTGAGTAATTCCTTGAACGCTTTTTGCCGACGAATCGGCCATACCTTTGGTGATGATACGCTATTGGAATTGGCCTTGACCCACCGTAGCTTCGGTGGTCGCAACAATGAGCGCCTGGAGTTCCTAGGTGACTCCATCGTTAACTTTGTCATCGCCGAAGCGCTGTTTCAGCGCTTTCCCCAGGCCCGAGAAGGGCAGCTCTCACGCCTGCGCGCACGCCTGGTGAAGGGGCAAACCCTGGCGGAGCTGGCCCGAGAAATGGAGTATGGCGAATGCTTGCGGTTAGGCTCTGGCGAGATGAAAAGCGGCGGGCATCGGCGTGAATCTATTCTGGCGGATGCGGTAGAAGCCATTATTGGCGCTATCTATCTGGATGCCGGGATGGACGTGGTGCGTGAGCGTGTGTTGGATTGGTATGCAGAAAGGCTGGATAACATCTCGTTACAAGATACTCAGAAAGACCCCAAAACGCGGCTACAGGAATTTTTGCAGTCGCGCCAAGCCGCGTTGCCGCGATATGAAGTTGTCTGCGTGAAGGGAGAGGCGCATGCCCAGACCTTTACCGTGGAGTGCTACATTGATCTTTTAGCAGAGCATACCACTGGTAAAGGTCCTAGCCGCCGCCATGCTGAACAGCAAGCGGCAGAAGAAGCGTTGTCGTACCTCGAAAAAAGCCCTGGAGATAAATCATGA